GAGGGAGGCCCCTTCCCTGGGGCTCTGGGGAGGCACCTGTGAAGACAGACCTGAAGCGAATCCCTGACAGCCCCTGCCCTGCTGTGAGTGGGCCTGACTCCCAAGTCCTGGCCCAGCACCTCCAGCCCCCTCTGGCTTCTCACGTTCCTGCACCATCTGGGCTACACCAGTCATTTCCTTTCCCACACTGGCGCTGCGCAGGCTTTGCTTGGTGACCGGCCCCACCTGACCGGGCAGCTTCTCTGGAGCTGGAGCCTGGGGACCCACACAGGAAATCTCAGCCTCTCCAGCCAACTCTTGCTTCTTCTCCTTTGAGTCCACCCAGAGTCCAGGAGaaggtgtggggagaggggcaaTGGCCACACCCTGAGTCCCATCTAGAAGCTTCTCTGGGCTTGGCACAATGAGGTCCTTGTCCCTCTCACTGCTCCCAGCTCTTGCCTTTTCTCCTGGTGCACCCTGGGGCCCATCGGCAGTCAGGGCTCTGAGCCCAGCCTTCTCAAAGATCTTGGTGATGTGCTCCCTGAAGTCAGGGAAGCCACTGACCGTGCTAGTCTGCTTGGAGCGCGCATGCAGACCACCCGATGTGCCTCTGCTCAGATCCTCGGGGGGTTCTACCATCCTCTCCCCAATGCTCTTTGTCCCCTTTGCTGTCTCACCCGCCATGCCCTCCTCACAGGCAGGGGGTGCTGGAATCTCATAGGGTTTGGCACCTGCTGCTTTCTCCTCCACTAGCATGTGCTCACCCTTGGTCAGAAGTGGCATCCTGTCCAGGTAGGGCATGGAGTCCACAGGTCCCTCAAGAGTGCCAGCTTTGGAGCTTCCACCACTGGCTTGTGCCCCAGTGATTTCCCTACCTGTAGCTGCTGGTTGTGGGAGGGAGGCCGGGAGGCCCAAAGACAGCTTCATGGAGGTGGCATTTTCCAAGGCAAGCAGAGGCGCCTCTGTGGGAGAAGTGCTTTCACCAGGAGCTCTGGGCCCTTGGGAGGAGAGAGCTTTCTCTCCACTGTCTTCTGCCCCTTCCCTGGGAGCAACCTCCACATGCAGGTAAGGAGGGTCAGGAGCAGCGTCTTCTGGTGGCCCAGATAGCAAGAGCCTCTCTGCGCTGGAGACAGCCTGTGCTTCAGGAATCTCTGCCATGCTCCTGTGAATCCCACCCAGCTCTCCGGCTGGTGGCAAGGCATCCTGGCAGCTGGCCGAAGGCTGCTCAGCTTGGCAGGGCTCACCTGGGGCAGAGGTAGAAGTTTCCTCCCCAGGGGAGGGGCATTGCCCAGTATTAAGGAATCCAGCATTCAAAGCAGCTTCTCCTGCGTCCTCTGGAGCTGACTGCATCCCCAGGTCCCCTCTGCCAGCGTTCCCACTGGTCTCAGCAGCTCTGCCTTGCTCCTGGGCTGATGGGAAACTTCCAAGAAGCTCTCGGGCCTCGGCATCCGAGGTGGCGGGCTGCTCCATTTCCTTCCGTGGGGCCAGCACTGGCCGCTGTCTGCCTCCCTGGGTTTCAGCACCTGACTCTCTCTCTGGGGCATCCTGGGTGGTTGTGACGCTGGGGCTGGCGGGTGCTGGAACTGGCGGGCAGTGAGCTGCATCCAGGAGAGCCACGGGCTCAGGCTGCCGAGGCGGAGTCCCCACTGTGTTcgcacttgtcttctctgttttactCAAGCCCTCGAGCAGGCGCCGAGTGTCAGCGGCTTCAGAAGCTCCTCCATCACCGAGACATGCTTCTTCATGCTGGCTGCTGACTTCCAGCGTACCCACCAGCTCTTGTCGGGACTTGCTTGGCCCTTGCCCAGCACAgcaattttcctttctgttcaaGTTACCTGCAAGAGAGGACTCTTCGGAGGTGTCTGCCGCAGGAGGCCCCACCCCGGACGGCCGGCGGTCACTGCGTGCTCCCTCTTGCCCATTCTCCCCTAGGGCAGGCAGCTCTGGGCTTACTGGTGCTGACAACTCCGACTGCTCTGTCGCAGGGCTCTCCAGAACCGAGTCCCTGGCAGCCGATCGTGTAGCATCAGACAGACTGTCTTTGGGGTGCTCCCTCTGTAGCTCCGATCTGGAAGCCTGCTCCTTTTCTCCACAAGTGGGCAAGCACGCATCCTCCTGAGGTGTCACAGGTACGTGGATTTGGGAAGAATCTGTGCCCAGCTTCTTCAAACCTGGATCACCTGGATAAGTCTCTTCCCCATTTTTACACACTCGGGTCTTCTCCCTGAGCATATCAAAGATGGATGCATCTGGGTCTGACTGGGATGGCTGGAGATGATTCTCAGAAGGTACTGAGGGCCTCTCAGGTGCAGCTACTCGTATGCAGCTATCCCCTGGGAAGGACGGGATTCCTTGCTGACTGTGCTCCAGACTGAGCGACGTGAGCCCGCTGTCCATTGCCAAGTCCTCCCCCTCAGGGGGCTGTGGCCCATCAGCCCGGGCTTCCTGTCCAGCTGCATCATGGCCCAGCCCACAAGACCGGTCTGGGGATGCCGGCAAGCCCGCCTCCTCACAGTTGTCAGGTGTCCGCGCAGATGGGTGGCTCATGGCCTTTATTTCAGATCTGCGCTCCACCTCCTGGGCTTTAGGGACAACCTCTGCAGCAGGAGTTGACAGGAAATCTGATTTCTCAGATTCCAAGGCAGGAAGAGAGTCCATTATTCCCAATCCCCCCAGGTCCTGGAGGGTGTGGGGACATTTGGTCTGCAATCTGGGCCCCTCCCAGCCAGCTCCCTCGGGAAGAACATGCTCACCAGctccgtccggccccgggatcAGGATGCGACCGTTCTCATGGAGCTTGGGCAGTGAGTCAGATGCATGGGCCACTGAGCTCCGAGCTGCGCCTTCTGATACAGAGCCcagcctgcctgtgggctgggggccCTCCTCACGGAGTGGCTGTGCTGAGTCTGTGCTGGGAAGGACTTGGCTCTCCACAGTGCCGTTCAGCTTTGAAATCTCATCTTTCTCCACCTCTGGGTCAGGCCTACAGCCAAGGGCCTGGGGTTGCTCTCCCTGTGGGTTTTCAGGATTCGCACTGGGTAGCTCTGGGGCTTCTTCCTGTCCTCTAGGGCTGGCCTCTGGTAGTCCACTTTCCTCATTGACCACAGCTGGGCTTTGGGGGGCCTTGGCTTCACGCTCTGGTCCCAGGGCACTTTCATCTGATGTactggggagaggagggggcaGCACCCCTTGTTGGACTTCGTGGCCTTGCTCCTTAATGGAgagctctcccctctcctcctgggGCAAAGGGGGAGGAACCTCTCTGGGGATCCCTTCTGGATGCACTCCCGCTCTTCCAAGATCTGATGCACACTTCTCCTGTCCCCCCAACTCAGCACCTGCCAGCTCTTCAGCCGGAACTCTAAGAACTGGTATCTCAGCCCCGTGAACCATCTCCCTGGCCAGCCAGCTGGGATTTGCTGCAGCCGCAGAGGCCCAAGTGGCCGGCTGTGGACTGAGGTTTGGAGCTGGACGCACTTCCTCTGCCGGTACATGCGGGGACTGCTCAGCACTCATGAGCAGAACCCCTTCGGGCTGGTCACCTGGTGGTGCGCAGACAGCATTACCGGGCTGGGCTCCCCACCCTCTTGTCTGCGAGGAATGCTGAGCATCACTGGCATCCAGAGTCTCCTTCCTagagcctccagcccctggcgcCAGGGCAGGACGCAGTGACCCCCAGGGCAGCTCTGTGCAGGGTAGATGTGCTCCCATTTGCTGCTGGCAGATTTCCTGGGATGCAGCATTTATGTCCTCTTCTTGGGAAGCCCCTGAATTTTTCCTAGTAGAACCGCAGGGCTTGAGGAAAACCGAGTCATCAGCCAAGTCTTCAGGCATCACCTCCACTTggcatttttctctgtctgaggCTCTTGGGGCTGGATCTTGCAGGATTGGGGTCTCAGTTTTTGTGGGGGACTCCTCCAGGCCAGCTGAGCTCTCCTTGCCTGGGTGGGCTGCAGCAGGGGCCTTGGGGACCACCCCCTGCCCAGACTCTGTGGGGGGAAAGCCACCTGCAGCCTCCTTCCCTGGTGACCCGAAACCACCTGGCTGGCTGACCTCCGCACATGGCTGCTCTTTCAGAGGTGCTGGTGGCCTTCCTGGCTGCTGTTCAAGGTGACTGGAGGAAGCCGCTTTATCAACCTCTTCCTTCATGCCTCCCTCTCTTCCGGCACTAGGCACGATGGTGGCCACACTGCCCCAAGCAGAGCTGTCCTCCTCAGGGACAAAGGCTGCCAGGGCCACCCCTGGGGCTTTGGGGGAAGGTTCCCTCCTGGAATGTTGAACGAGGGGCCAACCTTCAGGTGCTTCTGCCGGGCTTTCCAAGCACCCTTCTGGGGAGCCCTCAGCAAAGGGCATGGTGGCTGAGTGGCACTCCTGCtcccagggggagggagggctgggcagtGGAGAGCTTTCTGGACCCCTGGCTTCCTGGGGGCACTTCCTTGGCTCAGTCACCTCTGGGCACACGGTGCACGGATCCTGGCTGGCAGCCCTCTCAGAAGCGGAGCAGGAGCCTCCACGCCCACACCTGcgaataatgaaaacattttgtttcaTCAGGTCTCAGGGATGTTGAGGACGAGGCCGCATGACAGGCCAGTTCTCTCCAACCCTCTCGCCTTTAACAGCCACAAGACACACCTGCCCATGCACCTCAGTCCTCTCCATGAAGGCTGCCCCTAAGGCCACTCCTCCTATAACCACTACACATGCTCTCGTTATCCCCAAAATCGAAGCAGGGAGCCCCAAATATTCAGTTTGGGGCTTTTCATGTTGGTCAGTACTGAATAGGGAAGTATGGAAACTAATTCATAATCGTCTAAACTGCAGGAACTCCAAAAGTTTTTAGTAAGTAGAGAGTTTGAATTAGTTTAATGTGGGTTACAAAGAGATCTCAAACACTTCTGAGGATGCTTAGATGTTCAGGAAAAAAGCACAAGTGGGTAAAGTCatgcttcaaaataaaaagctattcTTGGTAACTGTTTACTTGACTCCTCACATTCAAAGGTGGTACTGTGAGGGGCATAGCCCCCAAATCAATCTATTTAGCTGTGGAATTTCTGCAAATGACTGATATGTAAAATTCTTGGGAGCTGAATTACCTTTATACCCATATTTGTCTTAACTTGAACATATTTTGCTGGACAATGTGTGAAGAAAAACTATGGCTCAAATTATGGACTTGCTATAGATAACTAACTACCTAGTTATTGTAAACTAGCCTATTACCTGGCATATTTTGACTGTATTTCTAATTccgtaatattttattaaatgcatttctaaactttaaaagtaatacatggcagatacaaaatttagaaaatgtagaaaaaatatcTCCCACATGCTTGCCACTTGAAGCGTTCTGGCGAATAACATTTTTCTCCATGTGATTTTCTATGGgatgtaatttttgttatttttacataGCTGTGATTCTGTATACTTGCTATGATCAAATATCTTTTGCTATCAAGAGAAATTGCTAAAGGCAAAATTAATAGGAGTATGTCTTTCCTAAGGCTTTTACCATGATGTTTAAAAGAAGATTTGTGGAATCTTCTTGTAActgttacatacacacacattcacatgttCATAGACCCACAGTGTCTTGGATATGACCAGAGGAAAGATCCTACCTGTTTCACTACCAAAACTCTAGCTTCCCATGCAAGGTGAcgcatatatatttttagtgaGAGATGCATACAATGGGAAGGTGAAGtacattccttttaaaaatttagaaatccaTGTCATGGAgtgaattgtgtccccctaaaatCCATGTGTTGAAACGCTAGCCCCCAACATGACTGTACGTGGAGAAGGGGCCTTCATGGAGTTAAAGTTTAAAAAGGTCTTAAGAGCGGAGCCCTGATGCAGTAGGACTGGGGTCCTTCCGAGAAGAGGGAGACAGCAGGAGCGGGCTCGCGCGGggaagacacagcaggaaggACCACCTGCAGCCAAGAGGGGCCTCACCAGAAGCCACCTCTTCTGGCTCCGTAACTCGGaattccagcctctagaactattAGGAAATTAATTCTGCTGCTGAAGCCACCCTGTCTGTGGTGCTCGGTCATGGCAGTATGAGCGGACTAATGCAATGGGTATATGCACTTTACATTGAACTTTGCAATATTTTTGAGGTTCCAAATTTTCCAAAGTGAAACGTTGGGACAATGATAATGGATGAATCCACTGGAAGTAATGCTTTTGCACGGATGATCTCCATTAACCCTGAGGAGAGCCAGCCGAGGTGCTATCACGCCATTTCGTAGATGAGAATTCTGAGAACAGGTTAGGCTTGGATTCGGCGGGCGTCTCACTCCATGGGCCATGATCTTCTCACTCACTCTCTGCTGCCTCGGAGAATAAAAGCTTCCAAGGAGGGAGTCCCAAATTCATCTGTTGAAACCTGTTCCCCAGGGTGATGGTATGAGGACGTAGGGgctctgggaggtgattaggtaaTGAGAGTGGAGCCCACATGAATGGAAGTAGTGTCCTTCTAGAAGAGACCCCAGAGGGCTCCCTCACCCCTCTGCCtttgaggacacagtgagaagacggCTGTCTGAAACAGGAAggaggctctcaccagacacggAGTCTGCTGGCCCCTTGATGCTGAGCTTCCCGGCCTCCAAAACTATGAGCAACTGACATCTGTTGCAATAGCCACTCACCCTCTCCTCTTTACCTgaccccactccagcctcttGCCAAGCCCCTCACCTACGAAATGTTCGTGACATCACACAACATCCTGGAAGGAGGTGTGTACGCATCATCACTACACCAGTCATCCGCATTCAAAAAGGAGATTCAATCACAGGAATAACTAGATACCTATTGCAGCTGATTTCTATTGCTGTTATAATAAATTGCCACAGAATTAGTGGCTTTAGACAgtacaaattaattttcttacagttctataGGAAAATGTCTGACACGGCTCTCACTGGGCTGATATCATGGTGTCAGGGGGCTGTGTTCCCTTCTGGAAGCCCTAGGGACCAAGGCGCTTCCTTGCTTTTCCAGAGGCTGCCCACGTCTGTGACTCACAggctcttcctccatcttcaaagccagcagcgcAGAATCTTCCTCCGGTCCATCTTAGATATTTACATCAATTTCAGGGATTAAGAAGAGGACATccttgctgggggctgggggcatcTAAGATGGACCGGAGAGTGAGGCAGCTACTGTCTCAACCAGATTAGCATTTTCAGACCTAAAAGCCGAGCTAATGAGGGCAAAGAAGAGAAACATCAGAGGGTAAGTTAGGTGAATCCCTCCAATCCTCAGATGGTCACGAGGGCAGCCGCACCCACGCAGAGCCCTGGCCCAGCGCTGCTGACCTGGGTGAAAACACCCGGGTGTGGGTAACGCCCTCAGCCTGGCTTCACTAAAGTACGAGGCTCAGAGGGCTCACCAACCACAGGGCTGTTGTCTCCATGGATTGTTCTGGAACTGCACCTCAGCACTCTGCATGTGGCCATTTTCCTTGTAACAAGCACTTTACATTGAACTGTGTCCCACCCATTCACTAGGGGTCACATTGTTTAGTAGTAATGAGATTGATGGTGTGCAGTTCAGAAATGAAGCGCTCCTATTGATGTCTGCTTGCTCAGGAAGCCCAGATCACAGCCTCCTCCAAACCAAGCTGCTTCTAGTCCCCGCCTCTGACTGGGGAGTGTGTGGGTTACCTTCAGGCTGGCTGAAATCACTGTTATATGGGGACAAGATGGCAAATTCACTTGATTTGGGCACCTTGAAAACTTACGGATCTTACCAGGATCAAATTCCCATTGAGTGTGAGGCACACACTCCCCCAAAGTAAGGATCTAGCTTGGTTTATTTAGCACAAGCTGATCACCAGCAATCCTTTTGACTGCCCATCAGAAGCAATTTTTAAAACCAGATTAAAGACACTCACGAGGAGCAGATTTGCCTTAGGGCAGGAAAAATTCTAAGAACTCATCTGTGAGGGCCCTGCCTTAATTGAAACTTACATAATGCCCTTTATACTTTAAGTCTGAGTCAGAATGTGTGGAGGGGGTTCTGCTCAGAATCCGAAGGCTAGCTCTTGTGGGCTGGGCAGTGTGGCCCTCTCACAGGAGGCTTGCAGTTCAAAGGTGGTTGCTGCCTTTAGGTTGAGGTCAGGAGGGCACACAGATTGCAGACCACGGCCCCCAGCATGACAGTGGGAGAAGCACAGTAGGGGGGTTACTGGGGAGCCCAGGTGATTTGCTGCCCCAAAGGTCTGAGCAGACTATGGAGAGGTAGAAAAGGTCCTCCCTACTACCTTAGCTGGACGATCGCATCCACATGGGTTTCTAAGTGCATAGTTTTGAAGACATACCCATGAACAGACTGGGGATGCTTAAAgggagtgagacagggaccatggatgtagtcagagtagggtgagggcctccggagggggcagggcaggatatttgcagtcagagcaatgtaactacatgcaaagaaacccccctactaaaactctgttaaacattgagctctagaatcattcttcagtgagatcagttgatgttccccagataaagaagagtagcacatgttttattatgctaatcatttgtagccatgtgtaagattcactttagcctAGGCCGATGTGCTGTCTTTcgtccttcagatctgatgaagtgattttgcaaactgagcaactaatttagcaagtaagcccaggcataaacaacacagtaaaaggcaagaaggattccaccttaaagataagattgcattttaatacccaagaagttaagatgttagaaattcttaccttactctttagcaaacaattcctcagcccaccttgggggctgggcaggtggccttgtttcatatgctcccagaccaagatgctggtatctcagagagaaatcatcagaggaagttgcttgtgttaattctaaatattcagggaccacttaacaagtccacgcccctaagtttttttcatgttctcaaaaaatcctcaactgcctataaaactcctagacaaagcaccaccacgggctctcttgtcccctcttggcatgagccaggagctctattctctcactttatctctaaataaaagcctgtaccttgctctcttaCCCTGAGTGTTTGTGAAACTCactcttcggcttcgtgaacaagaaccccggcaccaGGAGGAAGGAGGCCGGTTGAGGAGACACCAAGCCTGGACCCCACACTAGCAGGCATTAAGGGGCCCAACACAGCCATAAAGACAGACTGTCAAGATGGGGAGTTGACAgtactgagcatttactaagGGCAGGTGGTGCTAAGTACTTTCCAGTTACGATTGCATGTAATCCACATGGTAGCCTGGCAGAGTGAATGGCCCCCCCATGCACACATCGAGAAATATTTCAGAGAGGTTCAAGCCTGGACCTGGGGTTGCAGAGCTCCAGTTGCAGGGCAAGATCAAGCCCTGTACTGTCCAGCTCcagggccctgcctcctcccttttCCCTGTACTCGCTGCATCAAGGATGGTGCCACAGTCTCTCTTCCCATCCTGTTGGGTCCTTATCATTCTACTCCCAGGATGCAGCCAGAGCAATGAAGGCTTGATCCTGTCACTCTGCGGGCAGACTCTCCAGTGGTTTCGACCAGCTGTGGCCCCAGCTTACATTCCCTGCTCTGTTCCACCCAGAGCTCCCCACCCCTGCAGCTGCCTGGGGGCTGGAGGCCTCCTGCTCCTCCCAGCACATGTCAGACCCAATCATCACTCCTCACAAAGGCTCCCTAGCCTGGCCTTTGGGATCAAATCTCCTTTCCTAGGCCCACCCAGTGATGGCACTGGTCACCGTTGCCATCATGATCAAGGACTGACGACGATTTCCCCCACTGGAATATAATGGAAACTGGGTCTTCGATTTCCCCCACTGGAGTATAATGGAAACTGGGTCTTGTCTATTTTCAATACTGCATCCCCAGTTTTtttacctggcatatagtaaacatTGAACATATGGATGTATGAgtagatggaaggatggatggatggatggccagtgggagggtggatgggtagatggatggatagttggatggatggatggatggatggatggatgcatgcatggatggatggatggatggatggatggatgcatagaTGGATGCATAGATGGCGAAAtgtttgggtgggtgggtggatgtaTGGTTGGTTGGGTGGGTGGATGCACAGATACAACTGAAACCAAATCAAGGATTCTAAATATGTGGGAATGCTCCCAAATCATGGTGGTCTGATTTGAAGATTAGGAAAGTTCTTTTCTTCCATACCATCATAGCATTCTAGTAATTTGTTAGTCAAAACCTcttaatttacagatgaggaaactgaggctcagaaaagacaaAGTATTTTTGCTGAAATGCTTCTGCAAAAGACAGGAGGTTTTGGCAGCATTTCTCAACAACAAGTCCCTGTGTGCACTGGTGGGTCTGATGCGTTAGAGGGTGCACAGCAAGTCtgcaaatgatttattttaataaattagtcTAATTCAAACGACTAGATTTCCACATATAACCTTATCACTGTTACTCATTGCATTCTAATGTGCTTTCTGGAGAAGGAACAGGAAAGCAAGAGGTACAGGGAGATCTGGTGAGAGAACTGCAGCCCCCGGGATGCAACAATCCTAGTACACCAGACACCTGTGGCAGCTGGGGTGCAGGTGAGGGGCCCAGGGGCTGGAGCTGCTCCTCAGCTCCTTGCATTCATGTCATGGCCCACATATTAGGGGGTTTTCTGACACTTCTAAGCCCTTAGAGAAGTAAGATGCTTCTGCACTGTTCTCTACACCCTTGGGGTTGTCTCCCCAGGAGGAAGTGAGACTTCCCTGACTGGTGAGATAGGGAAGGCTGTCCTCTGGGTACAGTTTCCCCATGGTGTGGTTAGATCATGCCAGGTCACTGAGATGAGCTTGCCCACTggggctgccctccccacccttcaTGACATCCTGAGCTGACAGGCAACCTGGCGTGGTGGGGAGGGTTTGGTCAGGCGGCAGTGTGAGGAGTCCCACTTTGACTTCCCCTCCAGTCCAGCCTTGCCATTGATAAAGctgcctttcttctcctttcctgacTTTGGCGACTAGCTGACCATTGATTCAGAATCTGGATGTGATTAATTAGCTCCCTAAACCCTGACAGGATTAGTGTGGTGTTTACCCCACACGTACATTATTTGGTTATTTCCCCCGCACATTACGAAGCTTGTCAAATATTTGAACTGGCCTCTAGGTCAGGCTGTGCAGGTGACCTTTCTTCAGTAGAAGGGAGGCTGAAACCCTGACCAAGAAAAGTAAACTAAATTCCAGGATGTTTTCAGTTCTTCCCCGCATGAAATCAGAATAAATCTAGTTAATTTGAGGACCATGTAGATCTTCACAGTGACATAGCTAAACTGCCAATCACCTGATCAATTCGCTGTCTTTATTCTTGTcgtttgctttgtatttttttctctgtgaatcATAAGTCTGGTAACCAAGGGGCTCTGGGATTATAAATAATCATGATTCAGAGGTTCTCTACTCTCTATGATATACcacttccttgctttctttttcctttttctatgccAGGCTAGGAAGACTGCCTAAGAAGACACTTTTCTCAAGAACTTCATAAATGATCGAGCCAACTATGATAGATCATTCTGGATCAATTATTAACAGCTGAAAAGAATTGCATAGGATATGCACTCCATGTTTATGTTTCTATCAGGAGCTCTTAAATACCGAATTCTATGTTTCTCATAATATGATTGCTACACGTGCAAGAAAGAAGCTTGCCTGGTCTCTATGTAACGTGGGAAGTACGAGATGAAGCCTGGTTAAACAAGCTTCTTCACTGCAGAACTTCTCAGTGCCTTTGAGACACCGTCATGCAATGTGAGTCAACCAGAAGACATGTCATGGTATTGCCCACACTTGCCATTCCCCAGAAACCTTCCTCCGCCCCTTTACTTGGTAGAGCATTTAATGGGGCTAATGTCCCCCAGAACACAGAGTGGAAAGCACAGCCCCAGTGAAAGAGAGATTTGGTAAGGACATCTCAGGTGCCCTTTAGAGGACAGTTCTCAAAACA
The genomic region above belongs to Manis javanica isolate MJ-LG chromosome 7, MJ_LKY, whole genome shotgun sequence and contains:
- the TACC2 gene encoding transforming acidic coiled-coil-containing protein 2 isoform X23, which translates into the protein MGNENSTSDNQQQDSGLHNVILWPPHAGPPQRTSSAQSPESVQPPGNSQNIRRKPEEKSGSSGHGDVPRCGRGGSCSASERAASQDPCTVCPEVTEPRKCPQEARGPESSPLPSPPSPWEQECHSATMPFAEGSPEGCLESPAEAPEGWPLVQHSRREPSPKAPGVALAAFVPEEDSSAWGSVATIVPSAGREGGMKEEVDKAASSSHLEQQPGRPPAPLKEQPCAEVSQPGGFGSPGKEAAGGFPPTESGQGVVPKAPAAAHPGKESSAGLEESPTKTETPILQDPAPRASDREKCQVEVMPEDLADDSVFLKPCGSTRKNSGASQEEDINAASQEICQQQMGAHLPCTELPWGSLRPALAPGAGGSRKETLDASDAQHSSQTRGWGAQPGNAVCAPPGDQPEGVLLMSAEQSPHVPAEEVRPAPNLSPQPATWASAAAANPSWLAREMVHGAEIPVLRVPAEELAGAELGGQEKCASDLGRAGVHPEGIPREVPPPLPQEERGELSIKEQGHEVQQGVLPPPLPSTSDESALGPEREAKAPQSPAVVNEESGLPEASPRGQEEAPELPSANPENPQGEQPQALGCRPDPEVEKDEISKLNGTVESQVLPSTDSAQPLREEGPQPTGRLGSVSEGAARSSVAHASDSLPKLHENGRILIPGPDGAGEHVLPEGAGWEGPRLQTKCPHTLQDLGGLGIMDSLPALESEKSDFLSTPAAEVVPKAQEVERRSEIKAMSHPSARTPDNCEEAGLPASPDRSCGLGHDAAGQEARADGPQPPEGEDLAMDSGLTSLSLEHSQQGIPSFPGDSCIRVAAPERPSVPSENHLQPSQSDPDASIFDMLREKTRVCKNGEETYPGDPGLKKLGTDSSQIHVPVTPQEDACLPTCGEKEQASRSELQREHPKDSLSDATRSAARDSVLESPATEQSELSAPVSPELPALGENGQEGARSDRRPSGVGPPAADTSEESSLAGNLNRKENCCAGQGPSKSRQELVGTLEVSSQHEEACLGDGGASEAADTRRLLEGLSKTEKTSANTVGTPPRQPEPVALLDAAHCPPVPAPASPSVTTTQDAPERESGAETQGGRQRPVLAPRKEMEQPATSDAEARELLGSFPSAQEQGRAAETSGNAGRGDLGMQSAPEDAGEAALNAGFLNTGQCPSPGEETSTSAPGEPCQAEQPSASCQDALPPAGELGGIHRSMAEIPEAQAVSSAERLLLSGPPEDAAPDPPYLHVEVAPREGAEDSGEKALSSQGPRAPGESTSPTEAPLLALENATSMKLSLGLPASLPQPAATGREITGAQASGGSSKAGTLEGPVDSMPYLDRMPLLTKGEHMLVEEKAAGAKPYEIPAPPACEEGMAGETAKGTKSIGERMVEPPEDLSRGTSGGLHARSKQTSTVSGFPDFREHITKIFEKAGLRALTADGPQGAPGEKARAGSSERDKDLIVPSPEKLLDGTQGVAIAPLPTPSPGLWVDSKEKKQELAGEAEISCVGPQAPAPEKLPGQVGPVTKQSLRSASVGKEMTGVAQMVQEREKPEGAGGAGPGLGSQAHSQQGRGCQGFASGLSSQVPPQSPREGASLQGDRVPPGKQQQETSTLSCQPGEDGAWGFAQAEALGGVSVCTSALGTSSPLGDVPIVAEAFSEPWTPDTLGGEKRHGGAARISDTPDARGGQSAPEPQAGAVAGAPLQPSPAAGAAGEAEGDVTLSTAETRAHVSGDLPETGTTRMLSGMAWPSVLPGSSGVPGCSEGAPRMEDEAARHGDSSAGLQQAEEQREPELPGPAGNRKVAVSSPPEPDESRDLELHSLAPEAPHGERYFQGKSPGPGPCTLPSVPEKDAPNVTGDVISDEARAVGDAESSSIADGVIQPAVLGDLENPPLAASSHHGDVISQVSTDLTARRSSDSEEAFETPESTTPVKAPPAPPPPPPEVIPEPEISTQPPLEEPGCASESVCVPDGPRSSSVEGSPFHPPPHSSSAVFDEDKPIASSGTYNLDFDNIELVDDFQASEPRSSDSKSQDCKVNARRKSTDSVPTSKSTLSRSLSLQAGDFDGASCTGGTEAGVPAPDAYSSGSGSAASTLKRTKKPRPPSLKKKQTTKKPSETPPVKETQPEPAGESPVPSEENQVAETKTESTKTEGSGPALSEEAPLEPTAVPKAACAPDSESAEAAVPPASGGGRVQNSPPSGRKALPLATAPEAVEVTPLESGGQEDSPAKGLSVRLEFDYSEDKGSWDTQQENPPPTKKIGKKPVAKMPLRRPKMKKTPEKLDNSPASPTRSPAEPNDIPIAKGTYTFDIDKWDDPNFNPFSSTSKMQESPKLPQQSYTFGPDTCDESIDPFKTSSKTPSSPSKSPASFEIPASAIEANGVDGDGLNKPAKKKKTPLKTDTFRVKKSPKRSPLSDPPSQDPTPAVTPETPPVISTVVHATDEEKLAVTSQKWTCMTVDLEADKQDYPQPSDLSTFVNETKFNSPTEDLGYRNSYEIEYMEKIGSSLPQDDDTPKKQALYLMFDTSQESPGQSPPVRMSESPTPCSGSSFEETEALVNTGAKIQHPVSRGLAPNQEPHLQVPEKSSQKELEAMALGTASDAIEIREAAHPTDVSISKTALYSRIGTAEVETPTGLLFQQPNLDATLQMARAEIITKEREVSEWKDKYEESRREVMEMRKIVAEYEKTIAQMIEDEQREKSVSHQTVQQLVLEKEQALADLNSVEKSLADLFRRYEKMKEVLEGFRKNEEVLKKCAQEYLSRVKKEEQRYQALKVHAEEKLDRANAEIAQVRGKAQQEQAAYQASLRKEQLRVDALERTLEQKNKEIEELTKICDELIAKMGKS